In a genomic window of Anaerolineales bacterium:
- a CDS encoding response regulator produces the protein MAGESILIVDDSRDIRILLEEDILPAMGFRVASAGDGQAGLEMAERFRPDLILLDMNMPRMSGLEMLAELRRRRSTAPAILMTAYGSEHVAIEAFRLGVRDYLVKPFTHDEILASIDRALNELRLARAQEELNRNLMTAEIVRITVVTLSHYLNNHLTTLKGGLTLLSESLAEKAPDPYLMEILRSSRKSALSIQSVMKVLLDSTGVRLCDYTDTTKMMDIESALREELSRQGEFAEPEGWNALQPHT, from the coding sequence GTGGCCGGTGAATCGATCCTGATCGTCGACGACAGCCGCGACATCCGGATCCTGCTGGAAGAGGACATCCTTCCGGCGATGGGCTTTCGAGTCGCCTCGGCCGGGGACGGGCAGGCGGGTTTGGAAATGGCCGAACGCTTCCGGCCGGACCTGATCCTGCTCGATATGAACATGCCGCGCATGTCGGGGCTGGAGATGCTCGCCGAACTGCGCCGGCGCCGGTCCACCGCCCCGGCGATCCTGATGACCGCCTACGGCTCCGAACACGTCGCCATCGAAGCGTTCCGCCTGGGCGTGCGGGATTACCTCGTCAAGCCCTTCACCCACGACGAGATCCTGGCCTCGATCGACCGGGCGCTGAACGAATTGCGCCTGGCCCGGGCTCAGGAGGAGCTCAACCGGAACCTGATGACCGCCGAGATCGTCCGCATCACGGTGGTCACGCTTTCCCATTATCTTAACAACCACCTGACCACGCTCAAGGGCGGCCTGACCCTGCTCTCGGAATCGCTGGCCGAAAAGGCACCGGATCCCTACCTGATGGAAATCCTGCGCTCCAGCCGCAAAAGCGCCCTGAGCATCCAGTCGGTGATGAAAGTGCTGTTGGATTCGACCGGCGTCCGACTGTGCGACTACACCGATACGACAAAGATGATGGACATCGAATCGGCCTTGCGCGAGGAGCTGAGCCGCCAGGGGGAATTCGCCGAACCGGAGGGATGGAACGCGCTTCAGCCGCACACCTGA
- a CDS encoding DUF4388 domain-containing protein, whose product MGIQGNLRDMALADLIQHTCQDRKTAELSIQRAGHKASLFFKGGKLVHAQSGSETGEEVVYRLLQWEEGVFNLENGIEPPATSIQREWSSLLLEGARRLDESGQKPQLKPDDRSFPAGSSMPATSAAPSDPLVPTEVKPMVNFEQILGEMGAEVTGYLGSALIGTDGIPIAAHPPMPKFDVRSMGPGGPPPGMGPGGPGGPGGPPPGMKPGTFPPGMGPGGPGGPPPGMGPGGPGGPPPGMGPGGPGKLPPSMAGAKSPMEMAEVISAQMTMLLKLVETTSSKINLGEIEDNLTTTDFAYVLMRFLPGRKYYLGLTVDRRAGNLGNMRLITKMYANRIATLFPSG is encoded by the coding sequence ATGGGCATCCAGGGCAACCTTCGGGACATGGCGCTGGCCGATCTGATCCAGCATACTTGCCAGGACCGCAAAACCGCGGAACTGTCGATCCAGCGCGCGGGCCACAAGGCATCGCTGTTTTTCAAGGGCGGAAAACTGGTCCACGCGCAATCCGGAAGCGAAACCGGCGAGGAGGTGGTCTACCGGCTGCTGCAATGGGAAGAGGGTGTGTTTAATCTGGAGAACGGCATTGAGCCGCCAGCCACATCCATTCAACGCGAATGGTCGAGTCTGCTTCTCGAAGGTGCGCGGCGGCTGGATGAATCCGGTCAGAAACCGCAATTAAAACCGGACGACCGGTCATTCCCGGCGGGCTCTTCCATGCCGGCGACGTCCGCCGCTCCATCCGACCCACTGGTTCCTACGGAGGTAAAACCGATGGTCAATTTCGAGCAAATCCTGGGTGAAATGGGCGCCGAAGTCACGGGATATCTCGGAAGCGCCTTAATCGGCACCGACGGCATCCCGATCGCCGCGCATCCGCCGATGCCCAAATTCGATGTGCGTTCTATGGGGCCGGGCGGACCGCCACCCGGCATGGGCCCTGGCGGGCCGGGCGGACCGGGTGGACCGCCACCCGGCATGAAACCCGGCACATTTCCTCCGGGTATGGGACCCGGCGGACCGGGCGGACCGCCACCCGGAATGGGTCCCGGTGGACCGGGCGGACCGCCTCCGGGCATGGGTCCCGGCGGGCCGGGGAAACTGCCGCCGAGCATGGCCGGCGCCAAATCTCCAATGGAGATGGCGGAAGTCATCTCGGCCCAAATGACCATGCTGCTCAAATTGGTGGAAACGACTTCCAGCAAGATCAACCTTGGGGAGATCGAAGACAACCTGACGACGACGGATTTCGCCTACGTCCTGATGCGCTTTCTCCCCGGCCGCAAATACTATCTCGGTCTGACGGTGGACCGCCGCGCCGGAAACCTCGGCAATATGCGTCTGATCACCAAGATGTACGCCAACCGGATTGCGACGCTCTTCCCGAGCGGATAA
- a CDS encoding response regulator — protein MADFWVLIVDDEDGVLSVLKNSLRKLGDQFRVSTASGGEEAMDMLIQRKYDLVVTDYKMAGMNGLELLEKIHAVHPKTRVILMTAYGSAAVESEASRLQAYRYLPKPLEIDAFRQIVREAAGDALPESSGILVLSEKDYREVDRVLCQLQGDVAARCILLADSEGRCLARAGNVENFDLTQLASLLGGSMTTLGEAGKAVDPSDGGVNLAFREGKQQDLYAVNVGSFLLVIVIDRGPFSTRLGSVWYSAQKAVVDLREKFRTADMRTTEKTIGQDMEQALYGELQKIFVEAGPAGRASTADKTRPSGGKPDHPALLTYEEAVRDGIIPDA, from the coding sequence ATGGCCGATTTTTGGGTCCTCATTGTCGACGACGAAGACGGCGTTCTGTCCGTCCTGAAGAACAGCCTGCGCAAGCTGGGCGACCAGTTCCGAGTCTCCACCGCCTCCGGCGGCGAGGAGGCGATGGACATGCTCATCCAGCGCAAGTACGACTTGGTCGTGACGGATTACAAAATGGCCGGGATGAACGGCTTGGAGTTGTTGGAGAAGATCCATGCGGTCCATCCGAAAACCCGGGTGATCCTGATGACGGCCTACGGCAGTGCCGCGGTGGAATCCGAGGCTTCGCGCCTGCAGGCTTACCGCTACCTGCCCAAGCCGCTGGAGATCGATGCCTTCCGCCAGATCGTCCGCGAGGCGGCGGGCGACGCGCTGCCTGAATCTTCCGGGATCCTCGTCCTTTCGGAGAAGGATTACCGCGAGGTCGACCGCGTCCTCTGCCAACTGCAGGGCGACGTCGCCGCGCGCTGCATCCTGCTGGCCGACAGCGAAGGGCGCTGCTTGGCCCGGGCCGGCAACGTGGAAAACTTCGACCTGACTCAGCTCGCCTCGCTGTTGGGCGGAAGCATGACCACCCTCGGCGAAGCCGGCAAGGCGGTGGATCCGAGCGACGGCGGAGTCAACCTCGCCTTCCGCGAAGGCAAACAGCAGGATCTGTACGCCGTCAACGTCGGCTCTTTTCTGCTGGTGATCGTCATCGACCGCGGCCCCTTCAGCACCCGTCTGGGATCGGTCTGGTACAGCGCCCAGAAGGCGGTCGTGGACCTGCGCGAGAAGTTCCGCACGGCGGACATGCGCACGACGGAAAAAACCATCGGGCAGGATATGGAGCAGGCGCTGTACGGCGAATTGCAGAAGATTTTCGTGGAGGCCGGGCCGGCCGGCCGGGCTTCCACGGCGGATAAGACCCGGCCTTCGGGCGGCAAGCCCGACCATCCGGCGCTGCTGACGTACGAAGAAGCGGTCCGGGATGGCATCATTCCCGACGCGTGA
- a CDS encoding helix-turn-helix transcriptional regulator: MVENLGIIRPGGKAAVGCFMQPVTESLIIEDPDRYPGYRLALWHNPVEDFYPQRGLGDRFRIVLVEEGSGVLRVGGWRGAVTAPAVLCVNELEPLEAAERRGLRGQSMYFHPSAVNAAFTFNNIREGRNGLSVTEIQDRVWFFPFLSRNPGRFRPISVGPATARRMADLMTAVGGILRARDDPGWPCRSRSFFIELLILIARAFENPDLRDSDSLAEPAAVTEAVIMYLHANYHRKITLAGLSRHFHTNRTTLADQFHKATGQSVIGYLRRLRMDVAASILRDTELNLGEVMRRIGFRDNTHFGRTFRRYNGCTPSQYRRKSCGMPRRQTHSQTPEDDGGGDGSRTS, encoded by the coding sequence ATGGTGGAAAACCTTGGCATAATCCGCCCCGGCGGCAAGGCCGCTGTCGGGTGTTTCATGCAGCCGGTGACCGAATCGCTGATCATCGAAGATCCAGACCGCTACCCCGGCTACCGGCTGGCGCTTTGGCACAACCCGGTCGAGGATTTTTACCCACAGCGCGGTTTGGGGGATCGCTTCCGGATCGTCCTGGTCGAGGAGGGATCCGGCGTCCTGCGCGTCGGCGGTTGGCGGGGAGCCGTCACCGCTCCCGCGGTCCTGTGCGTGAACGAGTTGGAGCCGCTGGAGGCCGCCGAGCGGCGCGGGTTGAGGGGGCAATCCATGTACTTTCATCCGTCGGCGGTCAATGCCGCGTTTACGTTCAACAACATCCGCGAGGGGAGAAACGGGCTTTCCGTAACCGAAATTCAAGACCGGGTGTGGTTTTTCCCCTTCCTTTCCCGGAATCCGGGGCGCTTCCGGCCGATCTCCGTCGGACCGGCGACCGCCCGCCGGATGGCGGACCTGATGACCGCCGTCGGCGGAATTCTCCGCGCCCGGGACGATCCCGGCTGGCCTTGCCGGAGCCGCTCCTTTTTCATCGAACTGCTGATCCTTATCGCCCGGGCGTTTGAAAATCCCGATTTGCGGGATTCGGATTCGCTGGCGGAACCCGCGGCGGTGACGGAAGCAGTCATCATGTACCTGCACGCCAACTACCACCGCAAAATCACGCTGGCCGGACTCAGCCGCCACTTCCACACCAACCGCACGACGCTGGCCGACCAATTCCACAAGGCCACGGGGCAGTCGGTGATCGGCTACCTCCGGAGGTTGCGGATGGACGTGGCGGCGTCGATCCTCCGGGATACCGAACTCAATCTGGGCGAGGTCATGCGGCGCATCGGCTTCCGCGACAACACCCATTTCGGGCGGACGTTCCGCCGCTACAACGGTTGCACGCCGAGCCAGTACCGCAGGAAGAGCTGTGGTATGCCGCGCAGGCAAACGCATTCCCAGACCCCCGAGGACGACGGCGGCGGGGACGGATCTCGAACCTCTTGA
- a CDS encoding carbohydrate ABC transporter permease, translating to MMETHRSASRPWRKVLTRSVQYAVLTGLAFLVVVPVVMLAFSGLKSRGEAFMHPYAPPIPPDWTNVVEILGGSAFWTMLRNSTVVMAAATFGVLVVSSLAAFVFARMTFRRKPIAFNLLMLGLMFPINIAILPVYLLIRQLDLTNHLAAVILVQIAFNISGNIMILRSFFATVPFELQDASAIDGCTTFDFYWRILLPIARPALSAVAALTMIISWNDLLVPLVMIDEETLWTLPLGTMQFQGQYGMDFAKISAFTALTILPTILFYLLAERQIVAGMASGAVKG from the coding sequence ATGATGGAGACCCATCGCTCCGCAAGCCGGCCGTGGCGGAAGGTCCTGACGCGGAGCGTCCAATATGCCGTCCTGACCGGATTGGCGTTCCTGGTCGTCGTCCCGGTGGTGATGCTGGCGTTCAGCGGGCTCAAATCGCGCGGCGAGGCCTTCATGCACCCCTACGCCCCGCCCATCCCTCCGGATTGGACCAACGTCGTCGAAATCCTCGGCGGGAGCGCGTTTTGGACGATGCTGCGCAACAGCACCGTGGTGATGGCGGCGGCCACCTTCGGCGTGCTTGTGGTCAGCAGCCTGGCGGCGTTCGTATTCGCGCGGATGACGTTCAGGCGCAAGCCGATCGCCTTCAACCTGCTGATGCTCGGGCTGATGTTCCCGATCAACATCGCCATCCTGCCGGTCTACCTGCTGATCCGGCAGTTGGACCTCACCAACCACCTCGCGGCGGTGATCCTGGTGCAGATCGCCTTCAACATTTCCGGGAACATCATGATCCTGCGCAGCTTCTTTGCCACCGTCCCCTTCGAACTGCAGGACGCGTCGGCGATCGACGGCTGCACCACGTTCGATTTTTATTGGCGCATCCTGTTGCCGATCGCGCGTCCGGCGCTCTCGGCGGTGGCGGCGCTGACGATGATCATCAGCTGGAACGACTTGCTGGTTCCGCTGGTGATGATCGACGAGGAAACGCTGTGGACGCTGCCCCTCGGGACGATGCAATTCCAGGGGCAGTACGGGATGGATTTTGCCAAAATCTCGGCGTTCACCGCATTGACGATCCTGCCGACGATCCTGTTTTATCTACTGGCTGAAAGGCAGATCGTCGCCGGCATGGCTTCGGGAGCCGTGAAGGGGTAA
- a CDS encoding sugar ABC transporter permease, with amino-acid sequence MDGAVTRESPLKNGFSSLLTQKLQNNLTILLFLLPAFIFFFVFQVYPILESVYYSLFNWTGFGPATKFIGLNNYQQILADEVFHKALGNALLLIFLSLAIQLPLALALAIMVGRDLPGRAVYRTIFFMPYVVSEVITGIMWLNLFNADPSKGLINAVLTLIPGAQAQAWLGDTRLVFPCLFVVLTWKWFGLHMLLLLAGLQGIPVEVEEAARIDGANTGQLIWNITIPMLRNAIQTTAYLSVLGSIQQFILVWVMTQGGPSSASEMLATYLYRFSFKRFWLGYGSAVALVMLVIALTFSIAYNHFVRTPEYLTNE; translated from the coding sequence ATGGACGGCGCGGTTACCCGGGAGAGTCCCCTGAAAAACGGCTTCTCCTCGTTACTCACCCAAAAGCTGCAGAACAACCTGACGATCCTGTTGTTCCTGCTGCCGGCGTTCATCTTTTTCTTCGTGTTTCAGGTGTATCCGATTCTCGAATCCGTCTATTACAGCCTGTTCAACTGGACCGGTTTCGGTCCGGCGACCAAGTTCATCGGTTTGAACAATTACCAGCAGATCCTGGCCGACGAAGTGTTCCACAAGGCGCTCGGCAACGCACTGTTGCTGATTTTCCTTTCGCTGGCGATTCAACTGCCGTTGGCGCTCGCCCTGGCGATCATGGTCGGGCGCGACCTTCCCGGGCGGGCGGTTTACCGGACGATCTTCTTCATGCCCTACGTGGTCTCCGAAGTGATCACCGGGATTATGTGGCTGAACCTGTTCAACGCGGATCCGTCGAAAGGGCTGATCAATGCGGTGCTGACGCTGATCCCCGGAGCGCAAGCCCAAGCCTGGCTGGGCGATACGCGGCTGGTGTTTCCGTGCCTGTTTGTGGTGCTGACGTGGAAGTGGTTCGGCTTGCACATGCTGCTGCTCCTGGCGGGGCTGCAGGGGATTCCGGTGGAAGTGGAGGAGGCGGCGCGGATCGACGGGGCGAACACGGGACAGTTGATCTGGAACATCACCATTCCGATGCTCCGCAACGCCATCCAGACGACGGCGTATCTTTCGGTGTTGGGGTCGATTCAGCAATTCATCCTGGTGTGGGTCATGACCCAGGGCGGGCCGTCGTCGGCGAGCGAGATGTTGGCGACGTATCTGTACCGGTTCAGTTTCAAGCGGTTTTGGCTGGGGTACGGCTCCGCGGTGGCGCTGGTGATGCTGGTGATCGCGCTGACGTTCTCCATCGCGTACAACCACTTTGTGCGGACTCCGGAATATCTGACCAATGAATAG
- a CDS encoding extracellular solute-binding protein has translation MPRKLFVFLSLALVVASMLTACATPAAPATEVAKPTEKPGANPEPTVLPSEPVTIEWWHIQTVDPGLTKWQEYADAYMGLHPNVTINITVLENQAFKDKLTTVMQSGNPPDIFQSWGGGTMKAYTEAGMTLDITPDLDADGGAWRNTFAPGALAVYSKDGKNYGVPWDMGMVGVWYNKDLFAQAGISEAPTTWTAFLEDAAKLKAAGIVPIALGEKDSWTGMHIWAYLAIRLAGQAGLEAAISRTGAFTDAPFVQAGYKLQELIATDPFQPGYLGDNHDAMQGHFGNGECAMEISGQWAPTVQAAQSADKKGVPNLGIFAFPAVEGGAGDVTDVMGGGNGFAIGKDAPPEAVDFVKFLTTAEKQAELAGLGLLIPTVKGGEAGLTDPNMVAVQAMFANAKYFAQYLDQALTPAMGDVINAGVQDIFTGVKTPEELAQAIEDIAQTEL, from the coding sequence ATGCCCCGTAAATTGTTCGTTTTCCTCAGCCTCGCGCTGGTCGTCGCTTCGATGCTGACCGCCTGTGCGACGCCGGCGGCGCCCGCCACCGAAGTGGCGAAGCCGACCGAGAAACCGGGCGCCAATCCGGAGCCGACGGTATTGCCCAGCGAGCCGGTGACGATCGAATGGTGGCATATCCAAACCGTCGATCCCGGCTTGACCAAGTGGCAGGAATACGCCGATGCCTACATGGGATTGCACCCGAACGTCACCATCAACATCACGGTGCTGGAGAACCAGGCCTTCAAAGACAAGCTCACCACCGTGATGCAGTCCGGGAATCCGCCCGACATCTTCCAGAGCTGGGGCGGCGGAACGATGAAAGCCTACACCGAAGCCGGCATGACTCTGGACATCACGCCGGACCTGGACGCGGACGGCGGCGCGTGGCGCAACACGTTCGCGCCGGGAGCGCTGGCGGTCTACAGCAAGGACGGGAAGAACTACGGCGTGCCGTGGGACATGGGCATGGTCGGCGTTTGGTACAACAAGGATCTTTTCGCGCAGGCGGGGATCAGCGAAGCGCCGACGACCTGGACCGCCTTCCTGGAAGACGCAGCGAAGCTGAAAGCGGCCGGGATCGTTCCGATCGCCCTGGGCGAAAAGGACAGCTGGACGGGAATGCACATCTGGGCCTATCTGGCAATCCGCCTGGCGGGCCAGGCCGGTCTGGAAGCGGCGATCTCCCGCACGGGCGCCTTCACCGACGCTCCGTTTGTGCAAGCCGGGTACAAGCTGCAGGAGCTGATCGCGACCGATCCGTTCCAGCCGGGTTACCTGGGCGACAACCACGATGCGATGCAGGGTCATTTCGGCAACGGCGAATGCGCGATGGAGATCTCCGGGCAGTGGGCGCCGACCGTTCAGGCCGCGCAAAGCGCCGATAAGAAGGGCGTCCCCAATCTCGGCATCTTCGCCTTCCCGGCCGTGGAAGGCGGAGCCGGTGACGTCACCGATGTCATGGGCGGCGGAAACGGGTTCGCGATCGGCAAGGACGCGCCGCCGGAAGCGGTCGACTTTGTCAAGTTCCTGACCACGGCGGAGAAGCAGGCCGAGCTCGCCGGTTTGGGTCTGCTGATCCCGACGGTCAAGGGCGGCGAGGCCGGGTTGACCGATCCCAACATGGTTGCGGTGCAGGCGATGTTCGCCAACGCAAAATACTTCGCGCAGTACCTCGACCAGGCGCTGACCCCGGCGATGGGCGACGTGATCAACGCCGGCGTCCAGGATATCTTCACCGGAGTCAAGACGCCGGAAGAACTGGCGCAAGCCATCGAAGATATCGCGCAGACGGAACTGTAG
- a CDS encoding CGNR zinc finger domain-containing protein, with product MKFGQNFFKGGVYCLDFCNTYDHRNQPAQFDFFADRNSVVEWGKAKGTLPKKNNEEARNAFFPLEKLHSARELMFRIFNAFAYSKLPALSDLAALDDFLRETAAEFSIVRAGRGYRLACTAEDPVLRVHCEALRSAADLLVSGKLDRIRKCAGCGWLFYDRTRNGSRKWCTMKICGNRAKAHRHYQKTRMKRAPARH from the coding sequence ATGAAATTCGGCCAAAATTTTTTCAAAGGCGGGGTTTATTGCCTTGATTTCTGCAATACGTACGACCATCGGAACCAACCGGCGCAGTTCGATTTCTTTGCCGACCGCAATTCCGTGGTGGAATGGGGAAAAGCCAAAGGCACCCTCCCGAAAAAAAACAATGAGGAAGCGAGGAACGCCTTTTTTCCCCTGGAAAAACTCCATTCGGCGCGGGAATTGATGTTCCGGATCTTTAATGCTTTCGCATACTCCAAGCTTCCCGCTCTTTCTGATTTGGCCGCCCTGGACGATTTCCTTCGGGAGACGGCCGCCGAATTCTCGATCGTCCGCGCCGGCCGCGGATACCGGCTCGCCTGCACCGCCGAAGACCCAGTCCTGCGGGTTCACTGTGAAGCCCTGCGGTCCGCGGCGGATTTGCTCGTTTCGGGCAAACTCGACCGGATCCGCAAATGCGCCGGCTGTGGATGGCTGTTCTACGACCGGACCCGCAACGGGTCGCGGAAATGGTGCACAATGAAAATTTGCGGCAACCGTGCGAAAGCGCACCGGCATTATCAAAAAACCAGAATGAAACGGGCTCCGGCCAGGCATTGA
- a CDS encoding AAA family ATPase — MPTPLISTKLHIPPAPSNLVSRPHLIAALDAARESPQRLILVSAPAGFGKTTLVAEWLRHVGQGAAWLSLDRDDNDPLRFWRYLVTALQTADPGIGRSLHWAFETQTLPPLELGVPALVNDLAGSARPILLVLDDYHLIETESIHYGLNYLIDRLPADVRIVITTRADPPLRLARLRSNGQLTEARTADLRFTCEETADFLNRVHQLDLPEEDISRLAHLTEGWIVGLQLAALTLHRHPDRHAFVAAFAGDDRHIVDYLLQEVLDQQPPPVRTFLLQTSILDRLCSPLCEAVTGLPDGEGMIRRLEESNLFLLPLDNRRYWYRYHTLFADLLRRRLNQEVSSAERIGLYRRAALWFEREGLLFEAITHSLAAPDHPLAADLLERHALTFFFRSESSLLRIWLKDLPADFLRSRPLLSAVYAHTIAHSGIHRPFVVRSAEIWLDQAKQAFQNLIAPSAAAPADPEYLTLTRNFIALSEAFLATWHNEDPRKVIELAQQALAGLPPADRSPLDSNYHRIRSGLNYLSGLHYIAVGDSAAAERAFLEARIIGEASGDLLNAFASASGQFRILHLQGRLPEAAALCREALNSIGQPGEPPIPYAGLLYVDLGKIQLEWNEVAAAEESIQKGLGLLRMAPATYVQAEGMAALADILQIRGDTSAASALLQADKNTPQLMEYSILHRVRTWIRQGETDAALGWALGKGLEDGSRLESLALCRIILACTPSRSGRRKILGLPDLASLGEYLERRLQAAEAAGWTDWMIELLLLQALAWQADGDSQKAIASLRQSLSLAREGGYVRRFINEGPPVYKLLKDMEGKSGALDPYIERLLAAGAKEENRAADGPQPLAEPLSRRELEVLRLMASDNSNAEIATKLVITPNTTKKHITHIFRKLGVTNRSGAILRARELGLVA, encoded by the coding sequence ATGCCGACCCCCTTGATATCGACCAAGCTGCACATTCCCCCGGCGCCGTCCAATCTGGTTTCGCGTCCGCATCTGATTGCGGCGCTGGACGCCGCGCGGGAAAGCCCCCAACGGTTGATTCTCGTTTCCGCCCCGGCCGGATTCGGCAAGACGACCTTGGTCGCCGAATGGCTTCGCCACGTCGGGCAAGGGGCGGCCTGGCTTTCCCTGGACCGCGACGACAACGATCCGCTCCGATTCTGGCGCTACCTGGTCACGGCGCTGCAGACGGCGGATCCGGGGATCGGCCGCAGCCTGCATTGGGCCTTCGAAACGCAGACGCTCCCGCCGCTCGAATTGGGAGTCCCCGCACTGGTTAACGATTTGGCCGGCTCCGCCCGGCCGATCCTCCTGGTCCTGGACGACTACCACCTGATCGAAACCGAATCGATCCACTACGGCCTGAACTACCTGATCGACCGCCTGCCCGCCGATGTGCGGATCGTCATTACGACTCGCGCCGACCCTCCTTTGCGGCTCGCCCGCCTGCGAAGTAACGGCCAGCTGACCGAGGCGCGTACGGCGGACCTGCGGTTCACCTGCGAGGAAACCGCCGACTTCCTCAACCGGGTCCACCAATTGGATCTTCCCGAGGAAGACATCTCCCGCCTCGCGCACCTCACCGAGGGCTGGATCGTCGGACTGCAGCTAGCCGCGCTCACGCTGCACCGGCATCCGGACCGGCATGCCTTCGTCGCCGCGTTCGCCGGTGACGACCGCCACATCGTCGATTACTTGCTCCAAGAAGTGTTGGATCAGCAACCGCCCCCGGTGCGCACGTTCCTGCTGCAAACGTCCATCCTGGACCGATTGTGCAGCCCATTGTGCGAGGCCGTCACCGGTCTGCCGGATGGGGAGGGAATGATCCGCCGGCTGGAAGAATCCAACCTCTTCCTCCTGCCGCTCGACAACCGCCGCTATTGGTACCGGTACCATACGTTGTTCGCCGATTTGCTTCGCCGCCGGTTGAATCAGGAGGTATCATCCGCGGAACGGATCGGCCTATACCGCCGCGCCGCGTTGTGGTTCGAGCGGGAGGGATTGCTCTTTGAAGCCATCACCCATTCCCTGGCAGCGCCCGACCACCCGCTAGCCGCCGACCTCCTGGAACGGCATGCGTTAACCTTTTTCTTCCGCAGCGAATCGAGCCTACTCCGGATCTGGTTGAAGGATTTACCGGCCGACTTCCTTCGTTCGCGGCCCCTGTTGAGCGCCGTGTATGCGCATACGATCGCCCATTCGGGCATCCACCGCCCCTTCGTCGTTCGCTCCGCGGAAATTTGGCTGGACCAGGCGAAGCAGGCCTTTCAAAACCTGATCGCCCCGTCGGCCGCCGCACCCGCGGATCCGGAATATCTGACGTTGACCCGCAATTTCATCGCCCTTTCGGAAGCTTTTCTGGCCACCTGGCACAACGAAGATCCGCGGAAGGTGATCGAGTTGGCCCAACAGGCGCTGGCCGGTTTGCCTCCCGCGGATCGCTCTCCCCTCGATTCGAATTATCACCGGATCCGCAGCGGATTAAATTATTTGTCGGGGCTGCACTACATTGCGGTCGGCGATTCCGCCGCCGCCGAGCGGGCGTTCCTCGAAGCCCGGATCATCGGCGAGGCCAGCGGTGATTTATTAAACGCGTTCGCATCGGCCAGCGGCCAATTCCGCATTCTCCACCTTCAGGGCCGGTTGCCGGAAGCGGCGGCCCTTTGCCGGGAGGCGTTGAATTCGATCGGGCAGCCCGGAGAACCGCCGATTCCCTACGCCGGCCTCCTGTATGTCGACCTAGGCAAGATTCAATTGGAATGGAACGAAGTGGCTGCGGCCGAGGAATCGATTCAAAAAGGCCTGGGGTTGCTGCGAATGGCGCCCGCCACGTACGTGCAGGCCGAAGGAATGGCGGCGCTGGCCGATATCCTGCAAATCCGCGGGGATACCTCTGCGGCATCCGCGCTTTTGCAGGCGGATAAAAACACCCCGCAACTTATGGAGTATTCGATTCTCCATCGCGTCCGGACGTGGATCCGGCAGGGCGAAACGGACGCGGCGTTGGGGTGGGCGCTCGGGAAAGGCCTGGAAGACGGCTCCAGGCTGGAATCGCTTGCCCTGTGCCGGATAATCCTCGCCTGCACCCCCTCCCGTTCGGGGCGGAGGAAAATTCTGGGCTTGCCGGATCTGGCCTCCCTCGGGGAATACCTGGAACGCCGGTTGCAAGCCGCAGAAGCCGCCGGTTGGACCGACTGGATGATCGAACTGCTTCTTCTTCAGGCCCTGGCCTGGCAAGCGGACGGGGATTCTCAAAAGGCCATCGCGTCACTCCGGCAATCGCTTTCCCTTGCCCGGGAGGGCGGTTATGTTCGCCGCTTCATTAATGAAGGTCCGCCGGTATACAAGCTGCTGAAGGATATGGAAGGAAAGAGCGGGGCGCTGGATCCGTACATCGAGCGCCTATTGGCCGCCGGCGCCAAGGAAGAAAACCGAGCCGCCGACGGCCCCCAGCCGCTGGCCGAACCGCTTTCCAGGCGCGAACTGGAAGTGCTGCGGCTGATGGCCTCAGACAATTCCAACGCGGAAATCGCGACGAAGTTGGTCATCACGCCGAACACAACAAAAAAACACATTACCCATATTTTCAGAAAATTAGGTGTGACCAACCGCTCCGGGGCGATCCTCCGCGCCCGGGAACTGGGGCTGGTGGCATAG